CCGGACCTGGGGAATATAGATGAAGAGGACCATTTTTCCTATGAAGAGGTAAAGGCAGAGAAAGAGGAGTCAGGGGTAAATTACGATACCTTTTTTGTGCCTGAAGAGCCTAAGCGGGTGGTGACAGCTTCAGGGAAAGTAATTGAGACGGAGACAGAGCTGTTAAAGAAGAAGCTGGAGAAAAAAAGAGCTGAGGCAGCAGAAGCAGGAGAGCTGTCTGTAGATATGGAAATTGCGGCAAAAGAGCCGGAGGTGAAAAAGGAATACATATTCCCGTCCTTAGACCTTTTGAAAAAGGGAACGGCAAATAAAAACAGTTTTTCTGAAAAGGAATACAGAGAGACAGCGATTAAGCTGCAGCAGACCTTAAAAAACTTTGGAGTAGGAGTAACTGTGACAAATGTAAGCTGCGGCCCTACAGTTACCAGATATGAGCTTCACCCTGAGCAGGGAGTAAAGGTAAGTAAGATCGTAGGCTTGGCCGACGATATTAAGCTGAATTTAGCTGCTGCGGATATTCGTATTGAGGCTCCCATACCGGGAAAAGCGGCAGTGGGAATTGAGGTGCCCAATAAGGAAAACAATATGGTGTTTTTAAGAGACCTTTTAGAATCAGAGGAATTTAAAAAACATCCCTCCCGCCTAGCCTTTGCAGTGGGAAAGGACATTGGAGGACAAACTGTTGTGGCGGATATTGGGAAGATGCCTCATCTGCTGATTGCAGGCGCCACAGGCTCCGGTAAATCAGTATGTATTAATACTTTAATTATGAGTGTGATTTACAAGTCCAGCCCGGAGGACGTGAAGCTGATTATGGTAGATCCAAAAGTAGTAGAGCTAAGCGTTTACAACGGAATTCCCCATTTGCTCATACCTGTAGTAACAGACCCTAAAAAGGCTTCAGCAGCTTTAAACTGGGCAGTGGCAGAAATGACTGACAGGTACAAAAAGTTTGCCGACTACAATGTAAGAGACCTGAAGGGGTACAATGAAAAAATAAAAAATATTGAAGATATAGATGACGAAAATAAGCCTAAGAAGCTGCCTCAGATTGTTATTATTGTGGACGAGCTGGCAGATTTGATGATGGTAGCTCCCGGCGAGGTGGAGGACGCTATCTGCCGTCTGGCTCAGCTGGCCAGGGCTGCGGGAATTCATTTAGTTATTGCAACTCAAAGACCTTCAGTCAATGTAATTACAGGTTTAATCAAGGCCAATGTGCCTTCCAGAATTGCATTTGCAGTGTCCTCAGGGGTAGACTCCAGAACCATTTTGGATATTAACGGGGCGGAGAAGCTTTTAGGTAAGGGAGACATGCTGTTTTCTCCTTACGGAGTTCCAAAACCTCAGCGCGTTCAGGGGGCTTTTGTGTCTGACTCTGAGGTGCAGAAGGTTGTGGATTTTCTTACAGAACAGGGACTTACGTCGGATTACAAGCCTGATGTGGAAAGCCATATGGCGGCGCCGGGGCCGGGACCTTCATCAGATACGGGAAACAGCCGGGATGAGTATTTTGTTCAGGCAGGAAAGTTTATTATAGAAAAAGAAAAAGCATCCATAGGTATGCTTCAGAGAATGTTTAAAATCGGATTTAACCGGGCGGCCAGGATTATGGATCAGCTGGCGGAGGCCGGGGTGGTAGGAGAGGAAGAAGGCACAAAG
The window above is part of the Lachnoclostridium edouardi genome. Proteins encoded here:
- a CDS encoding FtsK/SpoIIIE family DNA translocase — its product is MLGGRNTLAETKKKRTTSSTAKSRRKPGRPAKNQAPEKPEFLGAEVGIIISFAAAVLLFLSNFHLCGVIGDALRGVQLGLFGSLGFIAPLLLFVGTCFYLANRGNPIAMLKMWAVIIGIVVICALLQMIFGTAADYKITEYYIMSSKSGAGGGIVGGAVSAALSGLLGTVGAYLVLFVLLAICIVLITEKSLVSIVKKGGTKACHYAKEDFDRRMEIRAEKQEERRRLREEQRVRGVNLGATTLEMEQPVPQVDYQEYGQEKVSAVDEKGESQAGDHNMNPGQLADSLEKAGEQRAEKEAADVFTGKITMPSGYEDQAPFDEDQLEAVKACVSKEKDLEEKPDAIESLSVEEDEEIDEEIYLQKTPDLGNIDEEDHFSYEEVKAEKEESGVNYDTFFVPEEPKRVVTASGKVIETETELLKKKLEKKRAEAAEAGELSVDMEIAAKEPEVKKEYIFPSLDLLKKGTANKNSFSEKEYRETAIKLQQTLKNFGVGVTVTNVSCGPTVTRYELHPEQGVKVSKIVGLADDIKLNLAAADIRIEAPIPGKAAVGIEVPNKENNMVFLRDLLESEEFKKHPSRLAFAVGKDIGGQTVVADIGKMPHLLIAGATGSGKSVCINTLIMSVIYKSSPEDVKLIMVDPKVVELSVYNGIPHLLIPVVTDPKKASAALNWAVAEMTDRYKKFADYNVRDLKGYNEKIKNIEDIDDENKPKKLPQIVIIVDELADLMMVAPGEVEDAICRLAQLARAAGIHLVIATQRPSVNVITGLIKANVPSRIAFAVSSGVDSRTILDINGAEKLLGKGDMLFSPYGVPKPQRVQGAFVSDSEVQKVVDFLTEQGLTSDYKPDVESHMAAPGPGPSSDTGNSRDEYFVQAGKFIIEKEKASIGMLQRMFKIGFNRAARIMDQLAEAGVVGEEEGTKPRKVLMTMEEFDEMVESGL